Part of the Cuniculiplasma divulgatum genome, AGTAACTGATTTTGATGCAAAATGCAGTCCAATTTTAGCGAAGGAACCAATAGCATATGTAAACTGAGCAGTTTCTATTGAATTTATTGGTGATATTCCAGTAAGATTGAATGTAACTGCAGTACTAAGATCATATCCAGATGTATCTCCATATTTATGAGTACCAACTGTTACGTAGTATCCTGATTCATTTCCAGCCATTGATATGTTCTGTAATGCGTATTTAAGATTCTGGCTCTGCAATGGGAGGTTTAGAGGATTGTAGAATGCGCTACCATATGAAGGGGAAATTGGTCCAAGCTCATTGTAAGCCTCTGGTTGACCATTGTAATTGTTGTTATATATGCTAGTTTGTTCTGTATAGTTATTTGCCTCTATAAGTGCTCTTCTGAAATGTATGTTGTTGGTGTATGATCTTTCTGTATTCATTGAGAAGTAAAATACTCCATCTATTGGGAATGATTTTACAAGATTATAATTGGCTTCTGAGCTATTATAGAAACTAGTTATAATGTTCTTGAAGGATGCAGGGGAAACTGTAGATATTTGTGACGTATTCTTGTCAAATTCCTCAACTCTGTCTGCGTGAGATAGTGCATATTTTATGACTATTTCCTGAATGTGAGGAGCTTGGAGGGATGAGGGTGTGTTTGTGCTTTTAGATACCCAGTAGTTAGGATTTGCCTGCAGAACCACAGTATCAAGACCGGCACTTGCAGATTTTACTTCGTATGGCCCAGTTCCAATTGCACCATTATCGTTGATGTAGGTATTTTGCTGATTATATATCACTCCACCATTTGCGTCAACTTGTCCTGGATATATTACTGCTCCCCACCATCCGGCCAGATCTGATAGCATGAATGAATAAACATAGAGACCCTTTACTGTAACAGTGTAATTCCCATTAACAACAACAGCCTGATGAGCATAACTCATTAGCATCATGTTTGATTTGTTTGTGTTAAAATTAGACAGTACATAATCAAGAGCGTTTGCAGTATTTTTAGTTGTTACTGTTAAGTTATTTCCTTTAACGTTGTAATGAGAAAGAGTATCGTTTTCAAATGCTCCAATTGTGCCCCATGGTAATGCAATACCA contains:
- a CDS encoding ABC transporter substrate-binding protein; translation: MVKHTNAIIAVVVVVILIAAGVSVLEFYHPAKATSSVLTDTSQTAAPGELDPATGFFTTDEPLYTALYQELTEFHNSGVGVVPALAKSVTNVSQQNYTFTLRQHVTFSNGKPMTAPDVWFSIYRTIIMGQGVSTSNYPNILFNASDYAATGIALPWGTIGAFENDTLSHYNVKGNNLTVTTKNTANALDYVLSNFNTNKSNMMLMSYAHQAVVVNGNYTVTVKGLYVYSFMLSDLAGWWGAVIYPGQVDANGGVIYNQQNTYINDNGAIGTGPYEVKSASAGLDTVVLQANPNYWVSKSTNTPSSLQAPHIQEIVIKYALSHADRVEEFDKNTSQISTVSPASFKNIITSFYNSSEANYNLVKSFPIDGVFYFSMNTERSYTNNIHFRRALIEANNYTEQTSIYNNNYNGQPEAYNELGPISPSYGSAFYNPLNLPLQSQNLKYALQNISMAGNESGYYVTVGTHKYGDTSGYDLSTAVTFNLTGISPINSIETAQFTYAIGSFAKIGLHFASKSVTEATFAGLTKNSSFPRFMDLGWVPDYPDPIGQQLMPVYDIQQGGALGGNDAFVNNKTLQNLFSTLDFQSSAVQAHDMKEIYNITYNLSAYIWLPMPNNVYFIQPYVHGFVDNAFVGYFYNLLTISYHGSSASSSVAVANQNSSNNVQAFVSSMQADSSIFSRLF